The sequence GAATATGATGATTATCAAGACGCAAGACGTATTACTGGTCTGTCCCAAAGAGAGGGCTCAGGATGTCAAAGCGTTCGTCCAATTATTGAAACGTACCGGATACGGGGAGCGGACCTAAATTCCCGCCTTATCCCGGCTGACGTAAAGGATACACGGAGGTGATTAGGAATATGAACCGGTTACGTTTTATGCTGATCAGAGGTTATAGTCACAGTATTTGGATGGATATACGCCAGCTGCTGGAGCAGCTTCTTATCGCAGAACTCAGCGGCAGAATTCCGGTAGTGCATTGGGGCAGCAGCAGCTTTTATAACGGTAAGGTTTATACTAACGCTTTTGATAAGTATTTTGAGCCAGTGTCTAATTATATGATCGAAGACTTAATGAATCCGGGCTACAGCTTTTTTCCATCCGTATGGCAGCATGACAACCTGCTGATGCCTGACCCCGGGCAGGTCTCGCTGACTGAGCGGAACTACGGGGAAATGCTGGAGAGCAATGCTGATGTCGTGGTATGCGACACGTATCCGAACAAAATGTCCGCCCTCTCACTTGTTGGGGAGGATCACCCTTTGTACGGGATGGATACGACGCAGGCGTACCGCTTTTTGATGCGTAAATATTTGAAACTCAAACCGGATCTGACAAACAAGATCATGAGGTTTTTTTATTCTAATTCCCTGCATGAAGGACCCGTTCTGGCTGTTCATGTCCGCGAAAACTTTTCCATTAGCGCATTTGAGAAGAACAGTATAAACAAACATTATCACGGTAAAGTGTATAAGATGAAAAAACAGCCGGAGCAGAACACCAACGATACCCTTAAGCTTCACCAGATTTACCGGATTTATAAAGTGAATAAACTTGAAACGTCAAACAAGGACTATCATAAGGAAATCCAGTATATGCTCGGCAAATTCAACATTAAAAAGATTTTCCTGCTCACGGACTGT is a genomic window of Paenibacillus durus ATCC 35681 containing:
- a CDS encoding O-fucosyltransferase family protein, yielding MNRLRFMLIRGYSHSIWMDIRQLLEQLLIAELSGRIPVVHWGSSSFYNGKVYTNAFDKYFEPVSNYMIEDLMNPGYSFFPSVWQHDNLLMPDPGQVSLTERNYGEMLESNADVVVCDTYPNKMSALSLVGEDHPLYGMDTTQAYRFLMRKYLKLKPDLTNKIMRFFYSNSLHEGPVLAVHVRENFSISAFEKNSINKHYHGKVYKMKKQPEQNTNDTLKLHQIYRIYKVNKLETSNKDYHKEIQYMLGKFNIKKIFLLTDCTEILDEYRERYGSLLVYTDALRHSSNDVETPYLETHMHRRQNGIDAILDAYIAAKCSFFIGNGYSNMSKAVTYLNDWADTNVKLMYWVPENSSLANYAVTNTTVYPNNKLVGKFKQIAYSTHRTWKRLKDR